The Miscanthus floridulus cultivar M001 unplaced genomic scaffold, ASM1932011v1 fs_157_3, whole genome shotgun sequence sequence ACCGTGACCCTTCGGACACGTATTTCATTCCACATATTTGTTTTAGTAGTTCTATAAACTTAATAACAAAATTTCTTTTAACTACTCCTttcgttttaaattataaaacattgTGACGTTTTTTAGACATTTAGTTTTAGAAAGCGTTCTGATTTAATATTTTTTAGAACAAGTTACGCACACAAGCGTTGTTGGGCACACACTGTCATAAACAGAGTGATGACAGGGGGGTTTCTCTCGTGCCGTTCATCTCCGTGCTTTTGCGCGCGAATCTTGACacgtgggccttgtttagatcgcaagttttttcactctctctcaatcacatcaaatctttggatacatgcatggagtattaaatgtagataaaaaaataactaattacacagtttgattgtaaattacgagacgaatcttttgagcctagttagaccatgattggacaataaatgtcaaatacaaacgaaagtgctacagtgccaaatactgattcctaacctcaatctaaacaaagcCATGGTTGTTCCCCAACCAACCACCACGATGACTCTTTCAATCTACTGTACTCCCTCTATCTTAAATTATCTGTCGCATTTGGTTTCCATGCCACAAATTTGACTTGATTTGTACAAAATACATACAATATTTGTATTTccaaataattttattaaaaaattagaTTCAAAGATATTTTCAATGATaacaattatgtaccataaatattaaatatttttaaatatatattttgttaaagttgtttaTCGAGAAAAAAAACAACAGATATTTTGGAACGAGCGAGTATTTCCTGCCATGCGAATCCCGACACAGGTTAATGTTCCAATAACATCTTATATGTGTGACTTTGATCCGAATGGCAAACGGGGAATTCGTGGGCACGCGCGCGAGCATTTGAAAGATTGATCAGCAGTTGAACCAACCTTTCGTCATGGACGGGCGTTCAACTGTAGAACTCAGCGCGTCTGTGAATTTTAAAATGAACTCCGGTGAAAGTTCCGTGAAAAGGTTCTAGATTCCGTGGGCAGCTGACGCCAAGCCCACGTGTATGGTGACGTAGATGGTAGATCCCCCGGTTTGTTATCCACTCCTGTTTTCTTTTTGCATTGCACCGGCTAGATACGCTCTATTCGATTGGCTTATAAATTGTATTTTTTTAGTTAATGGGTATTATTTTTCTCTAACAACATATCAGTTAACAATACTTTCTGTCATGACTTATCAACTAAGCGAACAGGGCAGTAATTCACGCTCGTGCAAgttgttttttttaatttagtACACTTTGTCACGTGGTAACTGCTTGTGAGGGCGCCTGCCGATGCTGATGTTGAGTTTTTGCCGATGCTGAATTCCTATCGCAACTTCTTGATGATGATATATAAGCAAAAAACCACGTTCACGTTGAcaaacaaataaaataataacGAACATGTTTGGATCATGGCCTCTTAGACAGCTTCTGGACCTGGCAGCCCATCCTGGGCCCATCGGCCCATCAGGCTTCAGGCAATGCAGCGAGGCCCAGACAGGATTCTTCCTACTACGCCACTATATTTTTTTCTCAATCAGACATATAGCCCGTTTTCTCATCAGGAGGGAGTAGAGTTTGGTAAATAAATACAAGCAAACAAGAAAACAAGCAAGAGAGGTAGGAAGAGGACTCATCACCATAGACCTAACCGACAGGATCTACAGAAAAACTCAACGCAAAGGCTGACCACTCAGAAGACGAAGCCGCGGTGGCAAAACATCCACCAATAAGAACCAAGAAAGACGACAACAGCGTCCAGATAGCGGCTGTGAACACCGAGCGACTGCATCGGCAACTCCAATAGCGACTAGGTAGCCACTGTGAGCCGAGCGACTGCAGCGGCGACATCAACAGCGACCAGGTAACCACTGTGAACTGCACGACTGCGGCGGCAACATCAACAGCAACCAGGTAGCCGCTGTGATCAGTCGAGCGACTGCAGCGACAACATCAACTGAGGCAAGCCAGACTGATGCGAAGAGTAGAGTGAAGCACATGCAGACGCAGTACAGTAAAGACCAACTCCGGCAAACGGCGCGGTGGGATCCAGCGGAGTGCATCAACGAAGCCTTTTAAGAAGATGATGACATCTGCGGACGCCATCTTCGTTGGGAGCGCCACCATCGTCGGCCGAACCAAGAAGCCTGACGAGGTTTTCACCCCTGGTGGCCCAGGGCCAGGCAGACGCCGGCCGCCGGCTACCGCCCAGCAGTGGTGGCCAGCGGCCAATAGGACGGCGGATCTGGCCGTAACACCGGCTGCCGCTGGCGCCGGTGGCACTGACTACCCGACCATGTGTCTTCCCAGCACCGCCCGGGCCGGAATCCGGGGCCGACGCCGACGCCTTCCACCTCACCGCCCGCCACGTCCGCGTCCTGGTACAGCCGCACGTCGCAGCCGCGCCGCAGCGGGAAGTACGCCGGCACGCCGCCGGAGCGCTGCCGGGCCGCCGCTGCAGCAGCCGCGGGGACGAACGTGGCGGAGATGCGGATGGCGCACCCACCACCGGGCTTGCCCGGGCCGCGGCCGTCGGGGCGGGAGAGCCCGAGCCACAGCTTGTGGGCACGGCCAACCCACCGAGCGCCGTCAGATCCGGCTGGTGCGGACCAAATCCAGCGGTCGTGGACCAGATCTGGCCGGCCGATCTGGTTTATGCATGAAGCCTGGCGAGGTTTATAGTCAGCTACTAGTAACTGGGACTGCTTGGAAGGATTATACATGTTCAGTAGTAATTTGTTAGTAGCATCGTGTACCTTTCTTAGGGTATAATAAAAGGAAGTAAGCATTTTTTGACTGGAAAAGTGACCGGCGGTTTTCAATTACTGGGCTGTGTTGAACGGATTGGACCCAACTATGTGTTTGGTCAAACAGCTGGAGTTCTTGCACGCCGGCTGTAACAGACTGGCTGGCGTCCCAATTTTAAATCCGGCTGCGGCCTTCGTCGTCCGGCCAGctcctcttctcttcctcccTAGTGTGCAGTACAGCACTACAGCGACTGCGTGCAAAATTATGTTACAGACGGGTGAAACTGTCAGTGTCGGTAATACTGCTCACCTGTCTGTCTCCTTGTTAAAAAAAGCCATCGCATAGTGCAGCTTTGGCCAGACATTTCTCAATTCTCATTGCAtcactaccggaatcctcaaatttgccgagtgtttttatatttaccgagtgtatttcatcgggcactcggcgaataagttctttgccgagtgcgctaaaaacactcaacaaaaaaaaaaacactcggtaaagatagGGTTtatcgagtgtaaaaaaaacactcggcaaatagggtgtttgtcgagtgttaaaaaacactcggcaaagaaataaaatcttttttttctaaaaacgaaagaaaagaaaaaaaataaaaaaaaactttgccgtgTGCTCATATCCAGAACACTCGGCGAACAAATTTTACTATAACTCCGCCTCCCTTCTCCTTTCCAAATCCGCCGCGCGCAGGCACCAAAAAAAATCCACCGCGCGCTCCGCCCCTCCTCTCTCCAAATCCGCCGCGCGCCCCTCTCCCTTTCTCCAGTCGCCGCCCCGCCCCTCCTCTCACCTTTCTTCCCCGGATCCGGCCGCCGCACcgcccctcctctccctttctccaGCAGCGCCTCTCTCCTCTTCATCTACCCCACGGGTGGCGGCggcgctccctctccctctctcctgcaGGCGGTGGCGCTCTCCCTCTCCCCGAGCGCGGATTTGGCCTTCCCCCACCACCGGCGAGCCGGAGCACCTCCACAACTGGCGGATCCGgcacccctcccccttcttccccgCCACTGAGCATGGACCGGGTCACGACGACCCCTCGGCGGCAGATCCGGTCGCGGCGGGGGCAGATCGGGCTGACACAGTGGCAGATCCAGTCGCACCGGGGGCGGATTGGGTCGCGGTGGCGGCGGATCGAGACACGGCTAGGGCGGATCGGGTCGCGGTGGTGGCGGATCGAGGCGCGGCGGATCTGCCCCGTCCACCTCCGGCGATGGCGGAGGGAGGAGCGGCGGATCCGGTGATGGATCGAGCAACCCCGGCTACGGCGGCGCACGGGGCGGGGCCTTCTTCCCCGACGGCatcggcgtggtggtggtggtcctgGCGGCGGCGGGAGGCAAGGGCGGCGGCcggcttgtttttttttattttttttgaaaaaaaagtttgccgagtgtttttgggcacTCGAcaacatatttgccgagtgcgcgacaAAAAACCCTCGGTAAACTAGCGTTTGCCGTCAAAACGTTTACccagtgtcgtttgccgagtgtaacactcggcaagcTCCTGTGTCCGGTAGTGCATAATGTTCCTGATGACATATTCAAGCATTCCACCCAATCATTCCATGAATAAAAGTTGGTCAGTTGGATCACAGAACATTCTGTGtcaaattaaaccaaaaaacGAGAAGAAGACCAAACAGAGCGAACGAAGCAGCCCAGACTCAAAGCAAGATCAGGAATTTATCAACGCCGGCCGGCTAGTCATGCACCATTCTAGAGACGTCAGACTCTCTGCAGGCCGGAGCAGCTGACGAGGTCCCTATCTGTCGGAATCGGCTGCAGCTCTTCTGCTCTCAGCAATTGACTATTGCAAAGAAAGACCCAACCCATGGTGCTACGCTAAGAAATTTTCTTGGCACTGTCAGGTAGTGACCCGTTCTTTATGCCTTGAATGTATCAACACGAACCCACCATTGGCACGCAACGCAGGCATGATTGCAGCTCATAAAGTCATAATAGCTGCAAGAACCGAGCGCCTGAGCGTGCCATTGCAGTTGCAGTCTTGCAGACAGACCAGATCAGCAAAGGCAAAGTTCCCGATAGTCATTCGCGTAGCTTGCCTGAAAAGGAAACTACTAAAACCAATCGCTGAACCTTGCCAAGGTTGAAGAAGATCAATGGCGGTGTACGCATCATCCGAGTTCAGCCGCGTGTTCTCGGCGCTGGACCGGGACGGCGACGGCAAGCTGTCGGCGGCCGAGCTGCGCCTCTGCATGAAGGCGGCGCTGGGCGAGGACGTGTCGGCGGAGGAGGCGGACCGCCTGGTGGCGTCGGCGGACGCCGACGGCGACGGGCTGCTGAGCCAGGAGGAGCTCCTTGTGCTGGCACTGgcggggacggcggcggcggaggcggaggaggaggacgagggcgAGCGGCGGCGGGAGCTCAGGGAAGCGTTCGGGATGTACGCCATGGAAGGCGAAGGGTGCATCACGCCGCTGAGCCTGAAGCGGATGCTCTCCAGGCTGGGCTACCACCAGGACATTGATGAGTGCAGGGCCATGATCTGCAGGTTTGATCTCAACGGCGACGGGGTGCTCAGCTTCGAGGAATTCAAGGTCATAATGGATGCATAGCGTACCGTAATTAGCAGATTGTATTGTGCGTGTGATTTACTTATTTTGGTGCTTGTTTTGATTTGTTCATTAGTGTCCTAATTCAAATTGTTAATTGGTACTAGTTTCTGTGTCAGATCATGTATGAAAAACGAGATTGTTTGTATGTATATGGCCATTGTTCTTTTAATTCTGTTTCTTCTTTTAATCAGTAACCAATTCTGTTTCTTCTTTTGATCAGTAATCATGTATGAAAAACGAGATTCTTTGTATGAAAAACCAGTAACCATCATTTTAATCGAGGCTTATCCTTCGCAAAGGGAGAATAAGAACGAGACCTTCATTGTGGAGGCGACGTGTATCTGTTCCCAGTTCCTAGGAAAAATAATTAGCAATTCAGATTATTTTTATTTGCCATTCTCTTCGATCTGCAAACAAGATCATTGGTAGAGTTATGCAGATGTACAGTCAGCTGACAACAAATTGGTAACAGCTTCAACTTTAACCAAGTttatatgaaaaaaaaaacacaagcaTCTACAATATATAGCAGATTAGTTTGATCCAATATATGTATTGATTGTATATCTATTTGGTATATCAAGATCTGTCTGTCTATATCACACCTTGGGTGAAATTTTTCCTCCCTAGCCGATTTCTTTTCAAACGCCAGATCTCGATACGACGATGGATGTCATTTTTCTTCCTTTATTTTGGATCAGACCGAGCATAATATGCTGTTTCTATACATATGGTCTTGTATGCTCGGCCCAGCATGTGCATTGTAATGCTTGATCGGTCCATTTATTTGCCACCTCTTGTCTCTCTGAAACCCCATGGGCAAAGCTTTTGCTCgtcgaaaaaaaaagaaaatcttaATCGCTCCACGGTTGCATCTATCACTTTCATCCTCAAACCATTGCAGTAGAAGCATGAAACTACAGTCTACAGAGCATCAGAAGTTCAGAACACGGTAAGTAACGGCAGCATGTGAAGCTTGACCTAGCTAGCTAAGCAGCGTAGGAAATGGATAATGATAGTTTCCTGTTGTTGGCAACCGTTACTAAAGTAGCCTCATTCAGGTGCCTAAACAAGActaataaaagaagaagaagatactCCTATAAGGATCAAACTCGCGTATCACTCAGAAACGTCGTGCCATTTTAAAACGGAATCCACCTGTTTTGGCCTAGGTAGCAGGTTAGTTTGACCAATGACATTTCGTTCTCCAAAAGGAGCGTGCCTGTTCCATACTTCCATGCCTGTCAACAGCGACCGCCGACCGATGAGTAACAAGTTCAGTCCTTGGCGGCCGGCACTGATCATGCATGCGGATCTATAAATTCCATGCGTGAACGTGAACTCCTCAGCAGTCATCGTATCGCACCAGTCGGCAGCCGCAGTTACAGAAACATCTAGCTTACTAGCAGTAGCAGTTTGCGATCGATCTCTTTTTACTTTCGCTAAATTACAGTAACTTAATAAGCAAGTACTATAAGGTTCATGCTTCAGCAACTCTAGCTAGGTAGCTGGATTCATGTTCTGTTGAAATGAAATGGCTTTACAGGCTCAAATTAAAACTGAAAGAATAATCCGTTGAATCGACCGATCGAGCAGAACGACGCGAGACGAGCATCATGCAGCAGCGAGTGAGTTTTCTTCTCCTGTTTCTGCAGCAGCTATATGTGGGGATCATCAGGCGGCTGCGGGGAGTAGCGCGCCCCGCACGGCACGTATTCGATTCAATTCAATATGGCAAGAGGGGGATCCCGATCACGATTCACGAATGGCAGCAACAAATCTACCAGATTACATGCATGCTGCATGCATGGGAGGCCTGGTGTGCATTCCCCCTGCAAGATTTAGGGGACGCCGCGTCGAGAGCGCGGCCGATGACAGCGAGCGGATTAAATCGGTTTCGAGTCCCCGCATAATCCCCTGCTCCCCGGCCGCTTGAtttgctcctcctccctccctccctctacaAATAAAAAGCCATTCCTTCCTACACACCCCAGCAAAAAATATCCAtccatcacaattcacaaccgAACGCATCCGACCCGAACAGAGCACGTGCGGCGGCGACGGTGAGCGGAGCAATGGCGCCGGTCATCCTGGAGATGGACGTGCACTGCCTCCGATGCGCGCGCAAGATCCGCAAGGCTGTCCGGAACATGCACGGTACGTACGTGCAGCGTGCTCATGCTGGCCTGCCGGCCGCCGTTGTTCTGCTTCTGCATGCGCAGCGCAGGCTCACGTCTACTAGGTCGTCTGACATGCATGATGGTTTGGTGTGCTTATATGCAGGGGTGGAGGACGTGCGGGTGTCGGTGGACACGGGGCTGGTGGTGGTCAAGGGCGCCTCCCTCGACGCGTCGCTGCTCAGGTGGCGGATCCAGTCCAGGACCGGGAAGCCCGTGGCCGTCGTcagcgacggcggcgcggcggagGACCCGCCTGCCGGGCAGGTGGTGCACTTGGGCCCGACGCCGCCGCTGGCCGGGTACTCGTACTCGTACCCGTACGGCGGGTACGGCGGCGGCTGGCAGGCGCCCGCGCTCCAGTACGTGCCCGGCGGCGGCAACGTGTTATTCCCGTACGACGCGCACCAGTACGGGATGATGATGGCGAACGACGCGCCGCCGTGCTACCGCGACGACGGACCCAGCGGCTGCTGCACCATGCAGTGACGACGACGGAGTGACGGACCGGCGGGCGGCGTACGTTTGGGCGGAGCCAGTTTTTGTCATGCTCATCACGTCACGTACTCCAACTGCACTAGATTATCCTTCCTACAATTATATTACCTAGCCTGCTGTTTCCAGTTTCCCGTGGATTAACTTGTCTACGAGTCGTGCCTTTTTCTGTCAGTGTGTTTAGGATGAGTTCGAACATGAGGGACTCTCGGCGTTACTGTAATACGAAATCACACCACGTGTATTGAACCATTTAACGCAAAAACATATATATCTATTTCCATTAATTACTAGGGAATTTCAACCACACTCCATTTCTAAATGG is a genomic window containing:
- the LOC136530573 gene encoding putative calcium-binding protein CML19 translates to MAVYASSEFSRVFSALDRDGDGKLSAAELRLCMKAALGEDVSAEEADRLVASADADGDGLLSQEELLVLALAGTAAAEAEEEDEGERRRELREAFGMYAMEGEGCITPLSLKRMLSRLGYHQDIDECRAMICRFDLNGDGVLSFEEFKVIMDA